Proteins from a genomic interval of Trifolium pratense cultivar HEN17-A07 linkage group LG6, ARS_RC_1.1, whole genome shotgun sequence:
- the LOC123888326 gene encoding pentatricopeptide repeat-containing protein At1g09900-like, with the protein MSSKFTLLFLFFRIKTRHHRHSLTQHSHSLFSTSSSSTFQPNSSYYLTQFLPLPHRTTNFNPLTFITPRERRIIALGLSTIIKNNQTFILKSFSLRFCPFILVNIMNLLQTRDAAFAFFKLAFGDSDTDEFVRSCCISAHVLAAQNLQILAQDLISWVFGRIGAVRSKEIVEIMWRDHSQYESDFSVLNTLMRGFLNVGMSLEALEVLHRMRDVGVRPSLTAMTILFKLLFRIGDYGSVWRLFKDLIRKGPIPNNITFNAMICGFCRQGKVVIGESLFYLMYKFGCDPDVFTYNVLINACCVGGKTSDAVAWYHSMNVRGCEPSIATFNTILHALCREGKVAEARNWFDRVLAMGITPNTAVYNTMMDGYVKAREIGKASSLYEEMRIKGVPPDCVTFNVFVGGHYKYGRKEDLNKRLHGLIVTGFFQDYDVAVSWLCWAGRIDEAMKLLKDSLEKGITFSVCAFNSLIAAYSREGLEDKAFDAYHIMVKCGYTPSSSTCNSLLMGLCKKGRLQQARNLLYRMSEKGFLIKKVAYTLLFDGYFKMNDMDGVHFMWKEMKEKGIYPDVVAFTALIDGLSKQGNVDAAYEVFSDMLAIGFVPNHFSYNSLIGGFCNCGRMTEALQVKNEMRLRGILPDTFTFNIIINGFCRQRNMKSAIDALLDMQRVGLMPDIFTFNILVGGYCKAFDMVGADDIVNKMYTHGLDPDITTYNIRMHGYCSVRKMNRAIVILNELVSAGIVPNTVTYNTMMGGICSDILDRAMILTAKLIKMGFIPNVITTNILLSHFCKQGMPERALLWGQKLRNICFDFDEISDIILDRANHLMQNEVELVRGMRGTYEKSLFLDFLMYITFDHFSRNRPHNIENENGLKLIESQYVAL; encoded by the coding sequence ATGTCATCCAAGTTTACTCTCCTCTTTCTCTTCTTCAGAATCAAAACCCGCCACCACCGCCATTCCCTCACTCAACACTCTCACTCTCTCTTTTCcacttcttcatcatcaacatttCAACCTAATTCCTCTTATTACCTAACTCAATTCCTCCCTCTTCCTCATCGAACCACCAATTTCAATCCACTCACATTCATCACTCCAAGAGAACGCCGAATCATAGCTCTCGGATTATCCACCATCATCAAAAACAACCAAACTTTCATCTTAAAATCATTCTCTCTTCGTTTCTGTCCTTTCATTCTCGTCAATATTATGAACCTTCTTCAAACCCGCGACGCCGCTTTCGCATTCTTCAAACTAGCATTTGGAGATTCCGATACTGATGAATTTGTTCGTTCTTGTTGTATTTCAGCTCATGTTTTAGCAGCTCAGAATCTTCAAATTCTTGCACAAGACCTAATTTCGTGGGTTTTTGGTAGGATTGGGGCTGTTAGGAGTAAAGAAATTGTGGAGATTATGTGGAGGGATCATTCTCAATATGAATCtgatttttctgttttgaatACGTTAATGAGGGGTTTTTTGAATGTAGGTATGAGTTTAGAAGCGTTGGAGGTTTTGCATAGAATGAGAGATGTTGGTGTTAGGCCTAGTTTAACTGCAATGACTATTCTTTTTAAGTTGTTGTTTAGGATTGGTGATTATGGTAGTGTGTGGAGGTTGTTTAAAGATTTGATTCGAAAAGGGCCGATTCCTAATAATATTACGTTTAATGCGATGATTTGTGGGTTTTGTAGACAGGGGAAGGTTGTTATAGGGGAgagtttgttttatttgatgTATAAGTTTGGGTGTGATCCTGATGTTTTTACGTATAATGTTCTTATTAATGCTTGTTGTGTTGGGGGGAAGACTTCGGATGCGGTTGCTTGGTATCATTCGATGAATGTAAGAGGCTGTGAGCCGAGTATTGCCACGTTTAATACCATTTTGCATGCACTTTGTAGGGAAGGAAAGGTGGCGGAGGCGAGGAACTGGTTTGATAGAGTTTTAGCTATGGGGATCACTCCAAATACTGCAGTATATAACACCATGATGGATGGATATGTGAAGGCAAGGGAGATTGGTAAAGCTAGCTCGCTTTATGAAGAAATGAGGATTAAAGGGGTTCCTCCAGATTGTGTGACTTTCAACGTTTTTGTTGGAGGGCATTATAAATATGGGAGAAAAGAGGATTTGAATAAGAGGTTACATGGTTTAATAGTAACGGGGTTTTTTCAGGATTATGATGTGGCGGTATCATGGCTGTGTTGGGCTGGTAGAATTGACGAGGCCATGAAATTATTGAAGGATTCGCTTGAAAAAGGAATAACTTTTAGTGTGTGTGCCTTTAACTCATTAATTGCAGCCTATAGCAGGGAAGGTTTAGAAGACAAAGCTTTTGATGCCTATCATATTATGGTTAAGTGTGGCTACACTCCTTCGTCATCCACATGTAATTCTCTGCTTATGGGTTTGTGTAAGAAAGGGAGGCTGCAACAAGCCAGGAATCTTTTGTATAGGATGTCAGAGAAGgggtttcttataaaaaaagtggCTTACACACTTCTTTTTGATGGATATTTCAAGATGAATGATATGGATGGGGTTCATTTTATGTGGaaggaaatgaaagaaaaaggtATATATCCAGATGTTGTTGCATTTACAGCCTTAATAGATGGACTTTCAAAGCAAGGTAACGTTGATGCGGCATATGAAGTGTTCTCGGATATGCTAGCTATAGGTTTTGTTCCtaatcatttttcttataattctTTAATTGGCGGGTTTTGCAACTGTGGGAGGATGACTGAAGCATTACAGGTGAAGAACGAGATGAGGCTAAGAGGCATTCTTCCTGACACCTTTACCTTCAATATCATCATTAATGGATTTTGTAGACAAAGAAACATGAAATCTGCAATTGATGCATTGCTTGATATGCAGCGGGTTGGTTTGATGCCTGATATATTCACATTTAACATATTAGTTGGTGGATATTGTAAGGCATTTGACATGGTTGGTGCAGATGATATTGTTAATAAAATGTACACACACGGGCTTGACCCAGATATCACAACCTATAATATACGCATGCATGGATACTGCAGTGTTCGAAAAATGAATCGAGCAATTGTCATTTTGAATGAGCTTGTCTCTGCTGGTATTGTTCCAAACACGGTGACATACAACACTATGATGGGTGGTATTTGTAGTGATATTTTGGATCGTGCTATGATTCTTACTGCAAAACTAATTAAGATGGGTTTTATTCCAAATGTGATTACAACCAATATATTGCTGTCTCACTTTTGCAAACAAGGAATGCCCGAGAGGGCCTTACTATGGGGCCAAAAGTTAAGAAATATTTgctttgattttgatgaaatcTCCGATATAATACTGGACAGAGCTAACCATTTGATGCAGAATGAGGTTGAACTTGTGAGAGGAATGAGAGGAACATATGAAAAGAGTCTTTTTTTGGATTTCTTAATGTACATTACATTTGACCATTTTTCAAGAAATAGACCTCATAACATAGAGAATGAGAATGGTTTAAAGCTGATTGAAAGTCAATATGTTGCTTTATGA